Proteins encoded in a region of the Zunongwangia endophytica genome:
- a CDS encoding cation diffusion facilitator family transporter: MSDKLKEAIKTSYLSIAGNGVLAVVKFLAGFFGNSYALIADAIESTADVFSSFLVLLGLRYAARPADDNHPYGHGRVEPLVTFGVVGFLIVSATVIAYESIENIRTPHEVPEPYTLIILAIIIIIKETFYRIVSKKSDETKSTSLKADAWHHRSDAITSLTAFIGITVALIMGDGYESADDWAALLASGFILFNAYLILRPALGEIMDEHMYDDLIEDIRKLATTVTGVLDTEKCFVRKTGMTFHVDLHINVDAQISVKEGHDIAHEVKDTLVAELPEIADVLIHVEPSH, encoded by the coding sequence ATGAGTGACAAGCTTAAAGAAGCGATTAAGACATCCTATCTAAGTATAGCAGGAAATGGAGTACTCGCCGTTGTCAAATTTTTAGCAGGCTTCTTTGGAAACTCCTACGCACTTATTGCAGATGCTATAGAATCGACTGCAGATGTTTTCTCTTCTTTCTTAGTCCTTTTAGGTCTTAGATATGCCGCAAGACCTGCCGATGATAATCATCCTTATGGCCACGGGCGTGTAGAACCACTTGTAACTTTTGGTGTTGTTGGATTTCTAATCGTGTCGGCAACAGTTATCGCTTACGAAAGTATAGAAAACATAAGAACGCCGCATGAAGTCCCAGAACCTTACACCCTAATTATTTTAGCCATTATAATCATCATTAAAGAAACCTTTTATAGAATTGTTTCTAAAAAAAGTGATGAAACTAAAAGTACTTCCCTAAAAGCAGATGCTTGGCATCACCGTAGTGACGCTATTACTTCGCTAACCGCATTTATCGGGATAACCGTTGCGTTAATTATGGGGGATGGTTACGAAAGCGCAGACGATTGGGCTGCACTTCTGGCTTCAGGATTTATTTTATTTAACGCTTACCTTATTCTACGTCCTGCTCTGGGCGAAATTATGGACGAGCATATGTATGATGATCTTATCGAAGATATTAGAAAATTAGCTACAACTGTAACCGGAGTGTTGGATACTGAAAAGTGTTTTGTCCGCAAAACGGGAATGACGTTTCATGTGGATCTTCACATTAATGTTGACGCGCAAATAAGCGTAAAAGAAGGCCATGATATAGCACATGAAGTAAAAGATACCCTGGTAGCCGAACTTCCCGAAATTGCTGATGTTCTTATTCATGTAGAGCCATCACATTAA